One genomic region from Gossypium hirsutum isolate 1008001.06 chromosome D13, Gossypium_hirsutum_v2.1, whole genome shotgun sequence encodes:
- the LOC107920074 gene encoding transcription factor MYB88 isoform X1, with product MQETRKKNGGNEDSKKKERHIVTWTQEEDDILRGQISLHGTENWAIIASKFKDKTTRQCRRRWYTYLNSDFKKGGWSPEEDMLLCEAQKVFGNRWTEIAKVVSGRTDNAVKNRFSTLCKKRAKYEALAKENTATCINPNNKRILLQNGFNLDGTADCTDSVKRMRRSHVSDLTENCIFGDRSHRVSGTMMNQQLRHPFAVLGQNLHNAKNVMVQSQVNNVKEVSSDAAQDNSTRGTFLRKDDPKINALMQQAELLSSLALKVNSDNTEQSLENAWKMLQDFLNQSKENDILRYTMSDIDLQLEDFKDLLEDLRSSNEGSRPSWRQPDLYEASPASSEYSTGSTLMPHPAGETGEEAQGKIDELHQDIPSSHIGEQNCGSEEKRAVSGANTNQVEIIPSCDDITNNIVASTSSSIEFSSPIQVTPLFRSLAAGIPSPNFSESERNFLLKTLGMESPSPNPGNNHSQPPPCKRVLLQSL from the exons atgcaggAAACAAGGAAGAAGAATGGTGGCAATGAAGATTCCAAGAAGAAGGAGCGTCATATAGTGACATGGACCCAAgag GAAGATGATATCCTTCGTGGACAAATCAGTTTACATGGAACTGAAAA CTGGGCTATCATTGCCTCTAAATTCAAGGATAAAACAACAAGGCAGTGCAGAAGGAG ATGGTACACATACTTGAATTCAGATTTCAAGAAAGGAGGATGGTCACCAGAGGAAGATATGCTTTTATGTGAG GCACAAAAAGTCTTTGGCAATAGATGGACTGAAATAGCAAAGGTGGTTTCAGGCAG AACGGATAATGCTGTTAAAAATCGATTCTCGACACTATGTAAGAAGAGAGCCAAATATGAAGCCTTAGCAAAAGAGAATACAGCAACATGTATAAACCCAAATAACAAAAGAATTTTACTTCAAAATGGGTTCAATTTAGATGGAACAGCAGACTGTACTGATTCTGTCAAAAGAATGAG GAGATCCCACGTTTCTGATCTTACTGAAAACTGCATCTTTGGAGATAGATCACATAGAGTATCTGGAACAATGATGAATCAACAGCTAAGACATCCCTTTGCAGTTTTGGGTCAAAATCTCCACAATGCTAAAAATGTCATGGTTCAATCTCAAGTCAACAATGTTAAGGAGGTTTCGAGCGACG CAGCTCAGGATAATAGCACTCGAGGAACATTTCTCAGAAAGGATGATCCAAAGATAAATGCTTTGATGCAGCAAGCAGAGCTACTCAGCTCACTTGCATTGAAAGTTAACTCGGACAACACAGAACAAAGTCTGGAAAATGCTTGGAAG ATGCTCCAAGACTTTTTGAATCAGAGTAAAGAAAATGACATCCTGAGATATACAATGTCTGATATTGATTTGCAACTTGAAGATTTCAAAGACTTGCTAGAGGATTTAAGGAGTAGTAATGAGGGAAGTCGACCGTCTTGGAG GCAACCTGATCTGTACGAGGCATCGCCAGCCAGCTCGGAATACAGTACAGGGTCGACACTGATGCCTCATCCAGCTGGGGAAACAGGAGAAGAAGCCCAAGGTAAGATAGATGAACTGCACCAGGATATACCTTCAAGTCATATCGGAGAGCAGAATTGCGGGAGTGAGGAGAAAAGAGCTGTTTCGGGTGCAAACACTAATCAAG TCGAGATAATCCCATCGTGTGACGACATTACAAATAATATAGTTGCTTCTACCTCATCAAGCATAGAGTTCAGTTCCCCAATCCAAGTTACCCCACTTTTCAGATCTCTGGCAGCAGGGATTCCCAGTCCAAATTTTTCAGAAAGT GAAAGGAACTTCCTACTTAAGACACTTGGAATGGAGTCCCCTTCTCCTAATCCGGGAAATAATCATTCACAACCACCACCTTGCAAACGAGTCCTCCTCCAGAGTCTATAA
- the LOC107920074 gene encoding transcription factor MYB88 isoform X2: protein MQETRKKNGGNEDSKKKERHIVTWTQEEDDILRGQISLHGTENWAIIASKFKDKTTRQCRRRWYTYLNSDFKKGGWSPEEDMLLCEAQKVFGNRWTEIAKVVSGRTDNAVKNRFSTLCKKRAKYEALAKENTATCINPNNKRILLQNGFNLDGTADCTDSVKRMRRSHVSDLTENCIFGDRSHRVSGTMMNQQLRHPFAVLGQNLHNAKNVMVQSQVNNVKEVSSDAQDNSTRGTFLRKDDPKINALMQQAELLSSLALKVNSDNTEQSLENAWKMLQDFLNQSKENDILRYTMSDIDLQLEDFKDLLEDLRSSNEGSRPSWRQPDLYEASPASSEYSTGSTLMPHPAGETGEEAQGKIDELHQDIPSSHIGEQNCGSEEKRAVSGANTNQVEIIPSCDDITNNIVASTSSSIEFSSPIQVTPLFRSLAAGIPSPNFSESERNFLLKTLGMESPSPNPGNNHSQPPPCKRVLLQSL from the exons atgcaggAAACAAGGAAGAAGAATGGTGGCAATGAAGATTCCAAGAAGAAGGAGCGTCATATAGTGACATGGACCCAAgag GAAGATGATATCCTTCGTGGACAAATCAGTTTACATGGAACTGAAAA CTGGGCTATCATTGCCTCTAAATTCAAGGATAAAACAACAAGGCAGTGCAGAAGGAG ATGGTACACATACTTGAATTCAGATTTCAAGAAAGGAGGATGGTCACCAGAGGAAGATATGCTTTTATGTGAG GCACAAAAAGTCTTTGGCAATAGATGGACTGAAATAGCAAAGGTGGTTTCAGGCAG AACGGATAATGCTGTTAAAAATCGATTCTCGACACTATGTAAGAAGAGAGCCAAATATGAAGCCTTAGCAAAAGAGAATACAGCAACATGTATAAACCCAAATAACAAAAGAATTTTACTTCAAAATGGGTTCAATTTAGATGGAACAGCAGACTGTACTGATTCTGTCAAAAGAATGAG GAGATCCCACGTTTCTGATCTTACTGAAAACTGCATCTTTGGAGATAGATCACATAGAGTATCTGGAACAATGATGAATCAACAGCTAAGACATCCCTTTGCAGTTTTGGGTCAAAATCTCCACAATGCTAAAAATGTCATGGTTCAATCTCAAGTCAACAATGTTAAGGAGGTTTCGAGCGACG CTCAGGATAATAGCACTCGAGGAACATTTCTCAGAAAGGATGATCCAAAGATAAATGCTTTGATGCAGCAAGCAGAGCTACTCAGCTCACTTGCATTGAAAGTTAACTCGGACAACACAGAACAAAGTCTGGAAAATGCTTGGAAG ATGCTCCAAGACTTTTTGAATCAGAGTAAAGAAAATGACATCCTGAGATATACAATGTCTGATATTGATTTGCAACTTGAAGATTTCAAAGACTTGCTAGAGGATTTAAGGAGTAGTAATGAGGGAAGTCGACCGTCTTGGAG GCAACCTGATCTGTACGAGGCATCGCCAGCCAGCTCGGAATACAGTACAGGGTCGACACTGATGCCTCATCCAGCTGGGGAAACAGGAGAAGAAGCCCAAGGTAAGATAGATGAACTGCACCAGGATATACCTTCAAGTCATATCGGAGAGCAGAATTGCGGGAGTGAGGAGAAAAGAGCTGTTTCGGGTGCAAACACTAATCAAG TCGAGATAATCCCATCGTGTGACGACATTACAAATAATATAGTTGCTTCTACCTCATCAAGCATAGAGTTCAGTTCCCCAATCCAAGTTACCCCACTTTTCAGATCTCTGGCAGCAGGGATTCCCAGTCCAAATTTTTCAGAAAGT GAAAGGAACTTCCTACTTAAGACACTTGGAATGGAGTCCCCTTCTCCTAATCCGGGAAATAATCATTCACAACCACCACCTTGCAAACGAGTCCTCCTCCAGAGTCTATAA
- the LOC107920074 gene encoding transcription factor MYB88 isoform X3, with amino-acid sequence MQETRKKNGGNEDSKKKERHIVTWTQEEDDILRGQISLHGTENWAIIASKFKDKTTRQCRRRWYTYLNSDFKKGGWSPEEDMLLCEAQKVFGNRWTEIAKVVSGRTDNAVKNRFSTLCKKRAKYEALAKENTATCINPNNKRILLQNGFNLDGTADCTDSVKRMRRSHVSDLTENCIFGDRSHRVSGTMMNQQLRHPFAVLGQNLHNAKNVMVQSQVNNVKEVSSDAQDNSTRGTFLRKDDPKINALMQQAELLSSLALKVNSDNTEQSLENAWKMLQDFLNQSKENDILRYTMSDIDLQLEDFKDLLEDLRSSNEGSRPSWR; translated from the exons atgcaggAAACAAGGAAGAAGAATGGTGGCAATGAAGATTCCAAGAAGAAGGAGCGTCATATAGTGACATGGACCCAAgag GAAGATGATATCCTTCGTGGACAAATCAGTTTACATGGAACTGAAAA CTGGGCTATCATTGCCTCTAAATTCAAGGATAAAACAACAAGGCAGTGCAGAAGGAG ATGGTACACATACTTGAATTCAGATTTCAAGAAAGGAGGATGGTCACCAGAGGAAGATATGCTTTTATGTGAG GCACAAAAAGTCTTTGGCAATAGATGGACTGAAATAGCAAAGGTGGTTTCAGGCAG AACGGATAATGCTGTTAAAAATCGATTCTCGACACTATGTAAGAAGAGAGCCAAATATGAAGCCTTAGCAAAAGAGAATACAGCAACATGTATAAACCCAAATAACAAAAGAATTTTACTTCAAAATGGGTTCAATTTAGATGGAACAGCAGACTGTACTGATTCTGTCAAAAGAATGAG GAGATCCCACGTTTCTGATCTTACTGAAAACTGCATCTTTGGAGATAGATCACATAGAGTATCTGGAACAATGATGAATCAACAGCTAAGACATCCCTTTGCAGTTTTGGGTCAAAATCTCCACAATGCTAAAAATGTCATGGTTCAATCTCAAGTCAACAATGTTAAGGAGGTTTCGAGCGACG CTCAGGATAATAGCACTCGAGGAACATTTCTCAGAAAGGATGATCCAAAGATAAATGCTTTGATGCAGCAAGCAGAGCTACTCAGCTCACTTGCATTGAAAGTTAACTCGGACAACACAGAACAAAGTCTGGAAAATGCTTGGAAG ATGCTCCAAGACTTTTTGAATCAGAGTAAAGAAAATGACATCCTGAGATATACAATGTCTGATATTGATTTGCAACTTGAAGATTTCAAAGACTTGCTAGAGGATTTAAGGAGTAGTAATGAGGGAAGTCGACCGTCTTGGAGGTAA